Sequence from the Peromyscus eremicus chromosome 4, PerEre_H2_v1, whole genome shotgun sequence genome:
TAAGACTGCAGTGAGGGGAAAATATGTCTTTAAAGCACTTAGCACAGTGCCCTGCATTTCCTAATTGCTCAGCAAACAGCTATTCATGTTCTCTAGTTCATCCATGGTATCCTTCTATGGTTCGATGAATAAATACAGTCCTGGCTGAGCTGCACTTAGGCTGTCTTGTGCAGGATGGTGTGCCTGTGCTGTGCTccgggggcgggggaggagacagagacaggaggacctgtGTGAGTTGGGGGTTAGGAAGGTTATTTTGGAAAGGGGGTGCTTAATGAGAATCTTAACTAGAAAGTATTGATGTGGAGAATTATGCAGTGGGACCCCCGGTGGGTGCTTGGGCTTCATCATCTGGAGAAGGGGGACGGGCAGGATACTGTGGGAAGGCTGTAAGGCATGAGTGTGGCGCTGTGGTGACAGGGCCTGTCCTCCCTCCACTTGCCAGTTTGTGTGGAAGGAAGACTCTTTTGTGTCAGATGCCCTGTGGGGGCAATACTGTAGCACCCCGTGAGCCTCCTTTAGGGCTCTTACTACAGCCAGGGGGACATGGTCTTGCCTCCATGCCTCAACTTGGCAGCCCTTTCCTGTTTGACTTCTGAGCCTCCAAGGTCAGGTGGCGGCTGCTGGTCTCCTGGGCTTAAGGAAAAGTAGCAAGTGAAAAGAGACTCACTAATCAGATCTGGCCCAGGGGAACAAGGACAGGGAAAGAAGGCAGCTGCCATGCCAACCTCTTCCTGGGAGGTGTGGCATCTGGGTCAGTACTGACTCCAGGGCCAGTGACATTCAGCGAAatctatctcctcttctttcctcttctttcctgcTAGGTTCCTTTGCGTACCCACAGCTTCCCTCATTGAAGCTACTCCTGGGTGAGCTGTGCCACCATTGCCGACACTCTCCCAGTAGCCCCTATTCTTGCCACCAGACATTAAAGCAGGAGCCCAAATGCAAATGTCCGCAGTTTTGCAGGTAATATCAATGAGCGGAGTAGCTGGCCATGGCGGCGGCGGCAAGATTAAAGGGAGTGTCTGCTCTGGCCTTGGCCATCTGTGGCTTTGTGGCCATCAGAATCCCAAGTTTTTCAGTTGCTGCTGGACAGCTGGACTTTGTGGGTAGGAGGATGTGGCAAGGTGAGAACTGTGACTGAGGTCAAGGGAATGTCAATAAGATGTCGTCTTCTGGGGCCAGGGATGCGCAACTCCTTTCCCTGAGGCTTATTAAATCATTCATAGAGATAGGTGCCTTTGAAACGGTGGGCACTTCTGAGCTGCAGGCCAGGGACCACTTGATGGTGCCCACCCGAGCATCCTCATTCATCCTTTCGCAGAGGTTTGAGTAGCTGCCATGTCCGGTTTTAGTTTTAGCGTTGAAGAGTTAAAAACCCAAGGAGTACTGACAGAGGCacctgtgctggtttgaatggaTGGGGGTGTCAGGGATCAGGAAGGAGGGCAGGCCCTCTCCTCTCGGAGATGTCTGCCTACCTCCAGAAATGGGCTATACTGGCTTGGAGAGCAGTCAAGCTTAACGTAGACCGAGATCTCAGCGCCAGGAGGCTGGGTGCTGACCAGGGTGCTGAATTGACATGGTGCTTCCTAACAGGCTAGCTgagtgaggaggaaggagagctGATGTGTTCCTGTTACTAAGGACCCCATGACTGTTTCGGTCCACACTGAGCAGGGAAGCCTGGGATATGAAGACAGAATTTCTGTGGTCTGTGAGGCCCTGGGGGGAATCTTTCTCATACGTCTACTGTGGACttgctttttcatttgtttagtaCAGAGTAGCTTCCATCCTACCAACCCCCGAGGGCCAAGGTGAGTAGCAGCTGGGGCCATGTGGCAAGGCCCAGCACAGAGCCCAAGCCCAGCCTCGGGGTCCAGAGGAGCCCTTAACTCACCCTCAGAGGGGCTTACTGGGCCTGTCTCTTGCAGAGTGAAGGTGGTACTACGTGATATCAGAAGGGTCTAACCTGAGTGCTGCTGGTGCAGTAGCTGTTAAGTGCTCAGGATCATGAACACCCAGCCAACAGGCTCAGCTTCAGAGCTATGCCCATCCCTGGGATTATGCAGAATTTCTCCATTCTGAGACCGTTCATCTTTCCCAGAAGTTCTGGGATGGGTTTTGCCTGTGGATCGTGGCCAGGCGAGGTCTGGGCACAGTTCTACTGGAAAGAACTTCAGTTTTAGAGCCAAGCTGGTTTAGTTCTGCCAACCCTTAGGGGTGTGTCCAGCATCTTGACTAATGCCTTCAGTCTTCACCTCAGCTTGTAGCAAGCAGAGTCTGGGATAAGAAGCTGTGCATACTATGGGTACCAGATAAACCCTTGTCTCCTGCACTGGTTTGGCCCAGAGTGCCTCTCCTTTGTGAGCTCCATTCTTACTTACCCATATGGCTTTGGTAATGATAGCTGCTGACACCCACTGGGCCCCCACTACCTTTAATAAGACACATTTAGTGGTAACTCCCCAGAAGTCTTGCAGGCGGGGGTAACACTCATTTCGCAGACGAGGAAGGCTATACCAGTAGTGTGCTGGAATCATCTCCACACTTGGTTTCTGTCAAACTACCAGACCTTTCCAATCCTCTTTGGTTTATGAGGTGGAGTGATTAATGATCTGAGGATTGTTATCTCACAAAGGCATCCATATATTTAAAGACATTTATGAAATATGCTTGAATGAGCCATAGAGTTAAGGGAATGTAGTGGCTATTAGGGGTACAACCAGGGAAAATGCAAATATGAATGCATTAATCATGTATGCCATCCACCGAGACTGGCTGACTTCGGTCTTTGCTCCTGATATCTAGGTCAAGGTAAAGGGCTAGCTGTACACTTGAgcaaattcagtgtgcacatgggATGTGGGGAACTTGTCAAAAGGCAAGTtcactggggctgaagagatggctcagtggttaagagcagtggctgttcttccagaggacatggttcaatttccagcaccagcatgacagctcacaactatcagaaactccaattccaggggctctgatgccctttttggcctgtgtgtgtacagacatgcacctagtgcacatgcatacattcaggcaaaacacccatcacataaaaataattaaaattcaagTTCACATATAGTAAGTCTGAGGTGGGCCCTGAGATTATTCATTTCTAACAAGAATCCAGGTAGCATTGCTGTTGGTGGTGCTGTGTAGAAAGACTGCCGTTTGCAGTTCTCCAACGTGCATCACCTGTGAATTACAAGTGGACTTGAAGGCCTTTCCTTAGAGCTGTGGATTGGGGCCCACGATGTACTGTATACATACAACATGCATTTCAGGAGATGTAGGGGGTGGCAAGCATGAGTGCAGTACCCATCTACATCATGGGAGATGGGACACAATCACAGGAGGTTCAGCAGACCTTTTCCCATGCACCTTCCAATGGCAGAGACGGGCAAAGAGCATAAGGGCATTTCCGAGACCTCTTGCTGCTAGAGTCAGAGGTGATACAGGTTCTCACAACCAGGTGTAGTCAGTCCACTgagccttgaacttggaattgAGCTGCGTGGGCACGAGGTGACAGAGTGAAAGGCATTCACTTTCTTATGCAGATCTGGGCACCTGCTGTTTTATAGTTCCTATTTCTCAGACCATGGTGACGAGCTGTCTGGCCCCTAGGTTAAGTGAGTATTTACTGCACTGAACTTCCAGACTGGCCCCTCCTATTCGGTTGTCCCTCTGAACCATTACACTGTGACTTTCCCAGCACTTGCTTTATGTAGCTCATAACCACTGACATCGTTTAGTGGTTACCCATGGTCCTTTACTGTGAGTAGGAGATGGGCCTTCCACTTCCACAAGCACTGCCTTAGTGAGGTGCTCAGACTTCCAGTGTGTTCTAGGATCCTTCCAGTGGCTAGGGCCTTGCTGGTCCTCACTGCTTATACCCCCATTCTTGGTCATGCTTGCCTTTTGACCTGTTCTCAGGAGACGACTCTGGGTCAAGCCCAGGTGAAGTGATTCAGTGTCGCATCCCAAGGGCAAAACAAGGCCTAGGCCTGGTGGCTAGGATGCTGACCATGAGCATCTGTTCTAGAGGTGAACAGTGGTCAGTGAGCAACAATTATTACTGACAGGTAAAGCTGGGAATATGCCTGGGGGACTGTCACTGGTGGTAGGacctgtctttcctggaactgcaCCAAAGTGTACAAGATCAGGTGATAAGAGAATATGAAGTGATCCATGGATTTGTTTCCGTCCGGTGAAGACAGCCATGGATCAATGACAAAGTATCAGCAATGGCAGGGTAAGTCATGAGGAAGCTGGTTTCTACAGGAAGACTGTACAGACTTGTTACCTGTTTTCCAGGCATGTGTCAACAGGTACTAACTCTAGCCCAGGAATGTAGCCCCATTTAATTCTTAATACATTCCTGGGGTCAAGGTCTTAGGAGACTCATGCCTTAGACTGCAGGTTGGCTGAAGCTCATGACTGAGGAGATAAATGCAATGCAAAACAGCCAGCTCTAAGAATAGAAAAGACAGCAAGCCAAGAAGAGAAGGTGGGATGTGGGCCGGTGCATCCTAGAAATAGTATGAGTGGTCTATTTAGCACCCGAAGACAATGATTTAGAAGTAGACCTTGATTCTATTTGTAAGCCACTGGATGAGCTATGAAATTTCAAACCCAGTGAAAATGATGCTCTGAATCTTATTAGATGTCCAAAGGTTTCAGGAATTTCCCCCAGAGAAAAGGCTACCAGGTATCACATCCAGTCCAGAACATCCCCAAAGTCAAACCCAACTCCACGACTGGTCATGGCCACTCCACAGTGGCCATTATCAAAGCCACAAGTCCTCCTCCTCAAAGGCAAGCTGCTCTGGTCTCTGCCCTGAATGGTCTTGCTCaaaattttccattaaaaaatataaaatagaggaCAACAATACAAACAAGATATGACTTGACACCACTAGTCTGGCCTCAAGCGTTTAGTGAGGATGTGGAAAAAATGGAGCACCACTGGTAGTATGAAGAGTGTGGCTGTTTTGGAAAACactggcagttcctcagaaagttaaAAGTGCTATCAAGGGGCCCTGCAAATCCATCCTAGACATATTCAGTGACTTGAAAACATCTGCCCACACAAAAAAACTTGAACATGAATGTTAACAGCATTCAACATAACAAGCAAAAGGGAGAAACAATCCAAGTATCCATCAGCTGATAAATGAGCAAAATGTGAAGCCGCCATACCGTGCTTATCCAGCCACAGGATAAAGTGCTGTTGCTGCATTCACAGGGACAGTGAAAACAAGGTGTGGAAGATGCTGGACACAAAGGCCATACACTGAGCGATTTCATTTATGAGAACTGTCCAGAAAGGCAGATCTGTAGACAACTGACGGGGATgcctgggctgggggagggaaatGAGAGTGATTGCCAATGGGGatagttttgtctgttttgaggaATTAGATCTGGGGGTGGATGCACACATAGCACTGTGAATACCCTACAACCCACTGAGTTGTGTACTTTAAAAGAGTGTAATTCCTGGGTATGTAAATCCTCTTAATAAAgttgttaataaaaaaagattacaAAGTGGTCTTTGTTTATTGTGAAGGCTCCGATTTGGGAGTTCTATAGGACATATGCCTCAAATATTCTGTTTCTGTTGGCTACTCacagctggaaggagagaaacaacagaGACCCAAACAAGCACCAACAGCTTGACCACAAGTTCCTGGAGGCCCCATTCAAGGCTACCCACATCCACGATACTGTGTTTCTCAAGGGCATTATGTAAGGAGAATCAcatgtaaaaacaacaaaaacgacCCTTTCTACAAAACCACTATAACTTTTGTTTGCAGAAAATAGAACTAATGTACATGACTATcttttttacttttgttattaAAAGTCCAATTGGAGAATGTTTCCATTTTTACCTTTCCTCAAATCAGGGCCCTGAGTTATCCACCTTCCCCAACCTATCTCAAGAACTGCCACCAGCTGTTCCTTTAAATGCTTCCTTATATAAAAAGGGATGCTTTAATGAGCAACATGCCCCAAGCTCTTTTGCAGGTATGATCCAATtccaaaacaaacattttatcTGCCAGCCCCAAGGATAAAGGTGATGTACAATGAATGCTTGTCTTAACTTTGCCTCGTCTGTGGCCCCCACAGACCACAGGATGTTCTAGAGCTTCAAGGTGGTCAGTGCCTGACCTGTGTGACCCTCtacaacagctagggagcctgctcATGCTAGCTTGGCCCCAAGGCCCAGCCTCCACCTGAGACTGGCCCTGGTCCCGTCAGTTCAGTTTACCTATCCATTCTTGGGCTGGGCACACACAGGACACCCTCTTAGAATGTACTCCAGAAAAGCTACAGTCACTTGTTGCTGCTTATAGGTAAAAGTGGTAAGTCCTAATCTGGGGGAAGGAATGCCAAGGAGCTGAGATGTGAAAGCAGCCACATGGTTGATATGCTGGTTGTGGAATGAAGTACTTACTGCCTCGATTTGGTGTCTCCTGGCCTGGTCCTCTATTGCACTCTATTCCATCACTATAGCACAGGGCTGAGCACTGCCAATGCCTGTCAGCTGGGGCTTCCAGGGATCCAGATAGTCTACAGACCGGGGGTGGACCCAGGCTTCCAGACACTggggctctcctccctcctgaaGTTTaataccacacctggctggactCATGGCCACAAGAGGACAAGCTGCACAGCTGTAGACTTTCCTTCTTTCCACTTCTCCAGTCCTTAGGGTTATTCccattcacacacagaggcattACAAAGCGTCAGTGAAGGAGCCTGATTTTACAGGCAGCCATTTAGCCTCTAAGAGAAAGGACTTCTTTAGGGTCACTATGGGGAGGAATGAGATTAGCCTACAGATCTGTTCTGTTTATTCCTCTACTTACTGGCCATGGCAGCCCAGGGAGACAGCCAAGGGCTGCACAGACAGGAGCAACTTAAGAGGATGCCCTTGGAAGGAGACGGCCGTTTTTCTAGAGTGCCTGCCTTGGTGAAACCATCCTTGTGGTTCATGGGGTTCCAGTCATACTTCTACGCACAAAGCCTGAGTGGGGCTCATCTTAATGATGTCAGGAGCAAGAGTAACTTATCAAAGGGGGGTGCTTGAGAAGAATGGGCCCTTCTAGGAGTCATTTAGTCCTATGAAGGCTCAAACTCTTATGAGTTTGTGCATTAACATAAAAAGGACAGTGGAAGACCGGCAACATGAATTCTGTATTGACATTTGGTTCTTATAATAACATCCAAAATGCGTTCTGTTCTTATAGCGCTGTGACTGGGACTGCATTGGGTGTAGGGTTTATGTTGCCGGAGTCTCCCTTGGAAGTGGGGAGGAGCTGGTGATGATAGAGACACACTGATTTCTCCTTGGGACCTATATGCAGCTGGATGGAGTACTGCAGCAGGCGCCTTGGCTCTGACAAGGGCTGGGGATGCAACCCCAGTGGGCCTGAAAACACATGGGCAGAACCCTCTGCCCTGAGTCCACAAGAACACAGACACTGATGGGGCTAGTGGTGGCAGCTCCAGGAGAGTGGAAGGGAGGCTGAGATGTTACATTCTTGAGGCCTTCACAGGTACATGTCATCGTAGCCCGGTGGGGGGAGATGGTCTGGATTAGGTCTGCAATGGAAAGAGGGTCTAGTGAGTTGGAGGGATAGGGGGCTGAGTGCACAGGAAACATGCCCTGTATAGAGGAGGCCCACAGAGTgtcatggagttgaatcatgaaCTCTATGGCCTGGGTCTAAATCTTACTTTGGCTCAAATACCCATTCtccaggccttgcccttctcatctgtaaaaggaCTATGGGCCCAAGCATCTCTTCCTCTGAGTCCTCCCTGGGAGGTCAccaagtgtgctggctagttttatgtcaacttgatataagctatagtcatctgagaggcaaTTCCTCCACAAGATCAgaatgtaggcaagcctgtacagcattttctttattagtgattgatgggagagatTAGCTCATTGTGAGCGGGACCATCCCTGGAATAGTGGTCTTGGttactataagaaagcaggctgagcaagtcactaAAAAGCAcctttccatggcctctgcatcagctcctgcctccaggttcctgctctctttgagttcctgtcctgactcccttcgaTGATGAACACTGATGTGGAATAAACCCTTTAcaccctaagttgcttttgttcagtttcatcacagcaatgataacTCTAAGACACCGAGGGAAGGAGGTGAAGAGAGAACTCCTGGAATGCTCTAGGGAGGCAGCAGTGGTAACTGTGCCTGGAGTCAGATACCTGGGCTGCAATGCTGAACTAAGCCAAGCTGAGCTGCCATCACATCCCACCTTTCAGCATACCTGAATGAATACCTACCCAGATGGGCTGGTCCCAATGGGTCCAAAGGGGTCAAAGCGAGCTCCTGGGGGCACAGCACCAGGGGGAAGCCGGTTTGGGAGGCCCGAGGATGGGTCAATAAGTGCTCTTGGGAAGCCAGATCTCAGGGGATCCACAATCATGCCACCTCTCTGACacctgagacaggaagaaagctGGGTAAGCAGCTGCAACAGGGACTTACTGCCCTTGAAGAAGGGAGACAAGCATAGAGTGAACTGAAATTGACCAGGATGGCTACTGTAGATGGTCCAAGCAGACCCGAGATCAAGCAAGAAGTAAACAAGAACACAAGGTGCATACAAAGTGTGTACTGCGGATGCTGAAAGGGCCTGTAGCAGTATAGGAAGTTCTGCAGGATTTCCCGAGCCCACAGAGTTGAGATCTCTGCCATGTCTTACAACCGATGGGGTCAACTGGTCAAGAACTGGAGCTAGAATTGGCCAGGATCAATACAGAACTGTCAGACTCTGCAGAGTATTACTCTAAATCTAGGAGTAATAACATCATGACCACCCATGATGTGGTTTTGCTATTTCCTTGAGGGCCTCAGTACAGTTGCTGATAGCCTGTGGGTTGCCCAAGCCTTGCTCCTGACATTCTCTGTCCCTCACTGAGTTCTATGGACCTGACTTCATGAACTCCAACTGGGATGAATAGGCTAATGTTCCTCACATGCTGAGGTCACTGTTTGAGCAGCTCTGCAGAGTTGAATGAGTCCTACTATCTAAAAATGAGATGAAAGTGGGGTCACTCTTCAGCAGGAGTTAAAGAGAGCAGAGCACAGCTGAGGCTGCAGAATGAATCTGCTGGATGCAGAACGAGAATCAGAGGATACAGTGGGGCTTAGAGACTCCCTCTGTGGGGTGAGGTAGCCAGCAACAGCCCGGAGCTGCTGCTCTACAGCCTGCGGCCCACTGTGtgctcttctctctgcatctgatAAACCCTCGTGACTCTTAGCCAGGAACGGGCTGCGAGCCTCCTATGTAGAGAGAGGAAAGCAGtcctcccagttctctctctgctgCTCTAGGTATGGCAGAGCACCGAGAGTAGCAGTGATTCCTCAGCCATTCAGCAACTACCTCCTTCACTCCAAAGGGAGGCTGATGAAAACTCTAAAATTAGATGAGTTGGGCTGCAAGCCACTGAGCAAGTCAAACTGCTGCCACCTCCCCAGAAATACTCACCCAAAGGGGTCTAGGTCTTCTCCCCCGACAGCAAATGGGCTCAGGGGATCACGCCTGAAACAAACAAGGACAATTACCACAATTCCCAGAGCAGCCAAACACCTAGGCTCCCAGGGGCCTAAAGCTGATGCCAGTGGGTGCACAAGGAACACCAGACAAGGCAGAAACTTTCATACAATCACAACATAAGGAATACTTTAAAGTGGTCCTTAGCAGAGATTAACACTGATTCTACTAACCTGGAAATTATGGGGAAAAGAGCTGAACAAAAGTTAGAACTGGATGGGAGGGCTgggtaagatggttcagtggttaagagcactggctgctttttcagaggacctgggttcaatttccagcaccacatgatggctcacaaccatctgtaactccagtttcaggagatgtGATGCCTttgtctggtctccacaggcacaagGCATACACATGGCATACAAACACGCAGCCCAAACACCCATCATACATAAAAGAATCAAAAGTTGAAACTGAGGCAGcagagatggatggctcagctgtggtattgtgttcccccaaatattgtgcatgctaatcaacttatctggggtcagagacagagcagccacaatattaaacataaaggataggcagtggtagcacacgcctttaatcctagcattccagaggcagaaatccatgtgttcaaggatatagccaagcatggtggctcatcacgcctttaatcccagaaagcaagcctttaatcccagggagtggtggtagaaagcagaaaggtatgtaaggcgtgagtaccagaaactagaagcatttggctggttaagcatttggctggttaagcttcaggcttttgagcagcaattcagctgagattcattctggatgaggactcagaggcttccagtctgaggaaacaagaccagctgaggatttggcgaggtgaggtagctgtggcttgttctgtctctctgaccttccagcatttcaccccaatacctgactcaggtttgattttattaataagactctctaagattcctgctacactcagCAGCTAGGAGAACACACTGGTCTTATAGAAGACCTATGTTTGGCTCCCAGTACCCTCAtcacaaccactgtaactccagttccagtggatgtgacaccctcttctggctctacGGCCACCTGCATGCATGAACTACACATAAAtttacacaggcacagacacataaaaaaattaatctttaaaaagttaaaataatgaaGGGCTGAGTCTGAATAAAGACAAACTATTAAATAACCCCAGATACATTCTATTTTGTTCAGACTTTGTTAAAGTTCTTATATTTTTACATAGGATTCAAGAACTTTCGATACATTCAATATTACTTCAAAACCAAAACCCGACAGCTAAAATGTAAAAGCTTCTCAGGTGAGGTGAGACAGAGGCATGAGAGCCTGAGTGTGGTTTGGCGCTCCCTGACCTGCTCATCACGGCCCTTGCATACTTATAGCACCACTGTCTACTGTGAATCTTTGAACTGCAGCTTGCTGGATGGCCACTGACCATAAACCTCTGTAATCGCTaatattttctcctttcccttcaaaGGATCAAGTTCTTCCTTCTCTGAGAAAGCTCTGGAGCAAAACTGAGAATGAGTAAAGAGCATAAATAAAGATTCCTAAGAAACCAgcatttccattttccttttggaCCAATgtgggaagaagaaaataaacagaatggAAGAGGGGAGCTGCAAGGTCCACCCCAGTAACTTATGTACTCAGACTTTCATGGCTGTCCTGTAGGTATTTTACAGCCTTGCTACAAGgcaaacacattccaagaactcATTCTACATGACTTGGGAATCCATTTAAAATACACAACACAGGGACCATCATGCTGTTCACTGCTTCTATGGCTGAGGCTCAGTCCTAATGTACtccagacataaaaaaaaaaagaaagaaagaaagaaaagaaaaagaaaaagaaaaagaaacactctgTGCATGGTCCTGAACTCTTGGGCACAGAAATGCAGATGACTCCCTTCTAAACAGTTAAGGTGGCCTGGCAAGTTGGGGAGACCTCAGGACTGTCAGGGTTGTGTGTTCTGGATTTGGAGTAGGAGATTTTATACCAGGCTGGCAGGGACCTGTCACACGTCTCTGTATCCCCAAATTTTAAGACACTAAGTTTGACAGTAACACCCAATAAGGCACAATGATGGTAACCACACTTGAGGAGAATAAGGGACCTGCTGCTAGGAGAGGCTTGGACCAC
This genomic interval carries:
- the Psmf1 gene encoding proteasome inhibitor PI31 subunit isoform X3, whose translation is MCWTYKNSEELRSRIRSGIITPIHEQWEKARASSPHRELPPATAREVDPLRIPSHYPHTTRQPPWRDPLSPFAVGGEDLDPFGCQRGGMIVDPLRSGFPRALIDPSSGLPNRLPPGAVPPGARFDPFGPIGTSPSGPNPDHLPPPGYDDMYL